Within Streptomyces sp. SS1-1, the genomic segment CGAGGTCCTCGCCGACCTCGTGGACGTCCTGGAGGACGAGAGCGTCGAGGTCGAGGCCGAGTGGCGGCACCGCCCCACCGAGCCCTTCGACCTGCGCACCGGGCAGGGCAACGGCCACGTCCAGTACTCGTTCGCCGCGCACCGCGCCGTCGTCGAGGTCGACACCGAGCTCGGCCTGGTCAAGGTGATCGAACTCGCCTGCGCCCAGGACGTCGGCAAGGCGCTCAACCCGCTGTCCGTCGTCGGCCAGATCCAGGGCGGCACCACCCAGGGACTGGGCGTGGCCGTCATGGAGGAGATCATCGTCGACCCGAAGACGGCGAAGGTGAAGAACCCCTCCTTCACGGACTACCTGATCCCCACGATCCTCGACACGCCGACCATCCCCGTCGACGTGCTCGAACTCGCCGACGACCACGCGCCGTACGGGCTGCGCGGCATCGGCGAGGCCCCCACCCTGTCGTCCACCCCGGCCGTCCTCGCGGCGATCCGGGACGCGACGGGGCTGGAACTCGACCGCACGCCGGTCCGTCCGGAACACCTCACCGGCACCTGATCCTCCGGGGTCGAACCGGCTGTCTCCTGGGGGGACCCCGTCCCCCCAGGACCACCCCACATGTTCGTCTCGGGCCGTCCCCCGGGTCGTGCACCTCCCCAAATCCCGCACAGAGCCTCCGACGGCACACGCGGGTGCCCCTTTGAACCTTGGGAGCAGGCCCACATGACCCAGCAGTCCCTCAAGCCCACGGTCACCGCCGACGACGCGGGAGAAGGAACCCGCGTCCCGGCCGGCCGGTCGTGGCTCGACCGGTACTTCCACATATCCCACCGAGGATCCACGGTCGCGCGCGAGGTGCGCGGTGGCGTCACGACCTTCATGGCGATGGCGTACATCCTCCTGCTCAACCCCCTGATCCTGTCCGGCAAGGACGCGGCGGGGGACACCCTCGCGCAGCAGGCCCTCATCACCGCGACCGCGTTCGCGGCGGCCTTCTCCACGCTGCTGATGGGCTTCTTCGGCAAGGTGCCGCTCGCCCTCGCCGCCGGCCTCTCCGTCTCGGGCGTGCTCGCCTCGCAGGTCGTCCCGCGGATGACCTGGCCGCAGGCCATGGGCATGTGCGTGATGTACGGCGTCGTCATCATGCTGCTGGTCGTCACCGGCCTGCGCGAGCTGATCATGAACGCGATCCCACTCGCCCTGAAACACGCCATCACCATGGGCATCGGCCTGTTCGTCGCCCTGATCGGCTTCTACAAGGCCGGCTTCGTGCACCAGGGCGAGGCCACCCCGGTCACCCTCGGCCCCGCCGGTGAGCTGGCCGGCTGGCCGGTGCTGCTGTTCGCCGTCACCCTCCTCGCCATCTTCATGCTCCAGGCGCGCGGCGTCCCGGGCGCCATCCTCATCGGCATCGTCGGCGGCACGGTCCTCGCCGTCGTCCTGAACGCGCTGGACGTCGTCGACCCGAAGCAGTGGGCGGGCGGCGCCCCCGAACTGCACGGCGGCGCGGTGTCCATGCCGGACTTCTCCCTCTTCGGTCACGTCGAGTTCGGCGGCTGGGGCGAGGTCGGCGCGATGACCGTCGGCATGATCGTGTTCACGCTGGTGCTCGCCGGGTTCTTCGACGCGATGGCCACCATCATCGGCGTGGGCACCGAGGCGAAGCTCGCCGACGACAAGGGCAGGATGCCGGGGCTGTCCAAGGCGCTGTTCATCGACGGCGCGGGCGGCGCGATCGGCGGGGCGGCCGGCGCCTCGGGCCAGACCGTGTTCGTCGAGTCGGCGACCGGCGTCGGGGAGGGCGCCCGCACGGGCCTGTCCTCCGTGGTCACCGGGCTGTTCTTCGCCGCCTGCCTGTTCTTCACCCCGCTCACGGCGATCGTGCCGGGCGAGGTGGCGGCGGCCGCCCTGGTCGTCATCGGCGCCATGATGATGATGAACGCCCGGCACGTCGACTGGTCCGACCGGGCCACCGCGATCCCGGTCTTCCTCACCGTCGTGATCATGCCGTTCACCTACTCGATCACGGCCGGTGTCGCCGCCGGCGTCATCTCGTACGCCGCCATCCGCGTCGCCCAGGGCAAGGCCCGTGAGATCGGCGCCTTCATGTGGGGCCTGACCGCCGTCTTCCTGGTCTATTTCGCCCTCAACCCCATCGAGAGCTGGATGGGCGTCCACTAGCCGGCGCCCGCACCGCCCTCCCGCAACCGCCGTAAGGAGACCGACAGATGCTGGACATCGCGGAGGAACTGCACCGGTGGGTCGAGCAGGGACGTGACTTCGCCGTGGCCACCGTGGTGGCGGTCGGCGGCAGCGCGCCCCGTCAGCCCGGCGCCGCGCTCGCGGTGGACGCCGAGGGCACGGCGATCGGCTCGGTCTCCGGCGGCTGCGTGGAGGGCGCGGTGTACGAGCTGTGCGAACAGGCGCTGCGGGACGGCGAGACCGTCCTGGAGCGCTTCGGCTACAGCGACGACGACGCCTTCGCGGTCGGCCTGACCTGCGGCGGCGTCATCGACATCCTGGTCACCCCGGTCCGGGCCCAGGACCCGGTCCGTCCGGTGGTGGCGGCGGCGCTGGCCGCCGCCGCGGCCGGCGAGGCCGCCGCCGTCGCCCGGATCGTGTCCGGCCCCGCCGGCCTGGTGGGCCGCGCGCTGCTGGTCCGTCCCGACGGCGGCCACGAGGGCGGCTACGGCGGCCATCCCGAGCTGGACCGCACGGTGGCGGCCGAGGCGGCCGCGTTCCTCGACGCCGGGCGCACCGGCACCCTGGAGATCGGCGAGCGGGGCTCGCGCTGCGGGGAGCCGCTGACGGTGCTCGTGGAGTCCTCGGTGCCACCGCCCCGGATGATCGTCTTCGGCGCGATCGACTTCGCCTCGGCGCTGGTCCGGGTCGGCGCGTTCCTCGGCTACCGCGTCACCGTGTGCGACGCCCGCCCGGTCTTCGCGACGAAGGCCCGCTTCCCGGAGGCCGACGAGGTCGTCGTGGAGTGGCCGCACCGGTACCTGGAGCGCACGGAGACCGACGCGCGCACCGTCCTGTGCGTGCTGACCCACGACGCCAAGTTCGACGTGCCCCTGCTGCGGCTCGCCCTGCGCCTGCCGGTCGCCTACGTCGGCGCGATGGGCTCGCGCCGCACCCACCTGGACCGCAACGAACGCCTGCGCGAGGTCGGCGTCACCGAACTCGAACTGACCCGGCTGCGCTCCCCGATCGGCCTGGACCTCGGCGCGCGCACCCCCGAGGAGACGGCCCTGTCGATCGCGGCGGAGATCGTCGCGAACCGGCGCGGCGGCAGCGGGGTGTCACTGACCGGCGCGCACACGCCGATCCATCACGACACCGCGTCCGCGTCCACGGCCGCGCCGGCCGGGCGGATCGGGTCCGTGGCCTGAGTCCGGGGCACCGGCTGGTCGGGCCAGGCGACGGCGTACGCCGGGTCGCCGCCGCGCACGATCCTCACGTGGCGCAGCAGTTCCCGCACGATGCCGGCGTTGCCGCCCGCCCAGCCGCACTCCGGTTCCAGGTCGCTGGGCGTGGCGCGGTGCTCGACGTGGGACCAGCGGGCCCCGTCGGCGTCCCGCACGGCGCGGTCGACGAGCGCGGCCACGAGCGTGCGGGCGAAGGCGGGGGAGTCGCCCCGCTCGGCGATCCGGTCGCCGGCGAGGGCCAGGACGCCCGCCGTGCCGCAGCAGCGCCCGTCGTTGTCCCAGAAGCCGGGCCGCAGCCGGCGGGGCAGTCCGGAGCGGGTGACGGTGTGCCAGCAGCGGTCGGCCAGCGCCGTCCACGCGGGGTCGCCGGTGACGTCCCGCAGCAGCCGGAAGACCTGCGCGTCGCCCGCCGGCCCATGGCACCAGCCGTAGCTGTACCGCGGGGTGACGTCGGGGAAGTGGGGCGGGTCGGAGTGGGGGACGAGGAAGCCCTCGGGGCCGTCCTCGTCGCGGGCGACCACGTCGGCGGCTCCGGCGAGCGCGAGGTCGAGCAGGTCGGAGCGCCCGGTCGCCCCGCCGACCGCGGCCAGTCCGTACACGACACCCAGGGTCCCGTGCGAGACGTGGTGCATCCGGCCCTCGACGCCGGGACGGAACGGCCACCGCACACCGGCCGCCGTCGGCTCGGCCGTACGCGCGTACGGCTCCACCGCGAGCACGGCGAGGTCGTCCTGCCCGGCGAGCAGGGCGCCGAGGCCGATGCCCGCGTTGCCGCCCATCAGTTCGTACAGCTCGCCCCAGCGCTCCCCGACGAAGGCGGCCCGCACCCCCTCCAGGGCCCGTTCGGCGGCGGCCCCCGCCCGGGCGTCGCCCAGCTGCTCGTGGACGGCCCGCAGGGCGAGTGCGATGCCGGTGCGGCCGAAGTACAGGGAGTGGTCCTCCCACGACCCGGCGAACTCCTCCAGGGCGCGGGCCGCGCGCACGGCGGTGTCCGCGTAGACGTCGTCACCGAAGTGCCGCCACGCCTCCAGCAGGGTGGGGACGGCCCCGGCCGTGCCGTTGTAGAGCATCGGGTCGATCGCGTCGTCGGACGGCCGGACCGGCCACCCCAGCCCGTCGCCGTCGCCGGTCTTCCGCCCGGTGCCGATCAGCCAGCGCAGCCCGTCCACGGCCAGCGCCTCGGCCTCGTCGGCCGTCGCCGGCTCCGCGTCCGCGATGGTCATGCCGTCGTCCCCCCGTCGTCTCTGCCGGACGCCAACCCTACGCAACGGCACGGACGTTCGGCCGGGGCGGTCAGGGGGTGCGCAGCAACCGGTTCATCGCCCGTCCGAACAGGTACCGGCCCGCCGGCCCGACCAGACCGTCCAGGAAGCGCGGCACGAACCGGACACGCACCTCCTCGTGCCACACCGCCCGGGTCCGGCCGCCGGGGCCCGGGCCCACCTCGATCTCCGCCCAGCCGGTCATCACCCGGCCCCGCTTCTCCAGCCGGCACCGGCCCGGCGTGGTGGCTCCGGGCGGCTCCCAGCGCGTGACGTCCATCGGGTCGTCGAAGCCGAGCGGGCCGAGCCCGGTGCGGGCGACGAAGCGCGTGCCCTCCCGGGTGGGCCCCGCGGTGACGACACGGATCCGGGTGAAGGGGACGACGTCGCCGTGGCGGTGCCACTCCGTCAGGCGGCGCCACGCCTCGTCGAGGGGGAGCGGGACCGTGCGCTGGAGAAGAAAGGTGGCCACGGGGCGATCCTACGGAACGCGCTCGCCCGATCGGCGCTGGTCACGCCCGGCTCACCGGTACACCTCGCCCGGCTCGGCCTTTCCCGGCGCGAGCAGTTGGGGGACCGTCACGAACACGTACCCGCGCTTCTTCAGGCCCTCGATGATCCCCGGGACCGCCGGCACGGTGCCGTCGTAGAGGTCGTGCAGCAGGATGATGCCGTCGCGTTCGGTCTGCTCGAGGACGCGCTCGCGGATCAGGGCGGAGTCGTCGGTGCTGTAGTCCTTGGCCGTCACGCTCCACAGGACCTCCGACATCCCGAGCTCGCGGCAGATGTCGTGGACCGTGTCGTTCGTGCGTCCCTGCGGTGGGCGCATCAGGGTGGGGCGCCGCCCGATGAGGGCCGCTATCTCCTTGTTGGGCCGCTCTATCTCCTCGCGTATCCCGTCCGCTCCGAGATCCGTGAGCCGTTTGTGGTCCCAGGTGTGGTTGGCGATCTCGTGGCCCTCGTCCGCCATCCGCCGGACCAGGTCCGGGTACTTCTCGATGTGGCGCTTGCCGAGGAGGAAGAAGGTCGCCGGGACCTTCTCCTCCTTGAGGACGTCCAGCAGCTTCGCGGAGTGCTCGCTGGGTCCGGCGTCGAAGGTCAGCGCGACGCATTTGGCCTCCCGGCAGTCGACGCTGCCGGAGGGGGCGTGGGCGGCGCTCCGGGCGCGGACGGTGGCGGGCGACGTGGTGTCCAGGCGTACGTACTGGTCGAAGGCCACGAGACCGGCCGCCGCCGTCACGACGACGGCGGCGGACAACCAGATCCAGGTTTTTTTCATCTTCCGGGGCAGTAGGCGCATGCCCGAACTATACATAGCGTGTATACGCGGAGTGTATAGCGGGGGTCCCCAGTCCCTGAACAGGCTTTTCGCCGCCGTCCCGGAGCGGGGCGGCGGCGAGAGGGCGGGAGTCCGCTCAGGCGGACATGCTGGTGACGCGCCCGGCGTCCCGCGGCGCGGCGGGCGCGGGGGCGTTCTGCCCGGCCGGGACCGGCTTGCGCAGGAGCAGCAGGGCCGCGTCGTCGTGGAGATGCCCGCCGACGTGGTGCAGCAGCTCGCCGTGCAGCGCGGTGACGGTCCGCGCCGGGTCGTCGCAGACGTGCCGGGCGAGGCCCTCGGCCAGCGGATAGAACGCGCGGTCGTGGTCGCGTGCCTCGGTGACCCCGTCGGTGTAGAGCAGCAACTGGTCGCCGTCGGTGAAGGGCAGGACGTGCAGCCCGGGCGTCTCGCCGGACAGGGCGCGCAGTCCGAGGGGCGGGGCCGGCTGCTCCGGCTCGACCGGTATGACCTCAGAGTCCCGCACCAGCAGCGGCGGGGCGTGTCCGCAGTTGACCACTTCCAGCTCGCCGGGCCGGGGATGTCCGGCCACCACGGCGGTGACGAAGTCGTCGGGTCCCAGGTTCCTGGCCAGGCTGCGCTCGATACGGGCGACCACGTCGAGCAGGTCGGGCTCGTCGTGCGCGGCCTCCCGGAACACCCCGACGACCAGGGCCGCCATGCCCACGGCCGGCAGCCCCTTGCCGCGGACGTCGCCGACGATCATCCGGACCCCGTGCGGTGTCGGCACCAGGGCGTAGAGGTCGCCGCCGATCCGCGCCTCCGCCGCCGCGGCGCTGTAGCGCACCGCCACCTGGAACGGGCCGACGGTCGACGGGACCGGCTGGAGCAGGGCGTGCTGCGCGGCCTCGGCGACGGAGCGCACCGCCTCCAGCACCCGCTCCCGGCGCCCGCCCAGCACGGTGGTCAGCCCGCAGGCCAGGGTGACGACCGCGAGGGAGACCAGCGTCGTGCCCAGGACGCGGCCCGGGGCGCCGTGATGGAGGCCGAGGGCCACCCCGAGAGCGCCGGCGAACAGCCCCGCGCACAGGACCGTGCGGGGACCACCGGCGGTGGCGGCGAGCGCCGGCACCGTGGCGAGCAGGGGCACCCAGGCCGCCCTGGAGCCGCCGAGCAGGTCGGCGAGCGCGAGCCCGGTGACGATCAGTATCAGCAGTACGGCCACGGCGACGACCCATCGCCGCGACCAGTGGTCAGGTCCGAATTCGGGGGCCCGGCTCATCCTTGTCCGCTGTCCTCGTCTGTGTGCCCGGGGGAGACTCACCCCGGAAACCGGATATGTCCTACTTATGAGGAAACCGGTGCGGGGTGGGTCCGGGCAAGCGGCGGGATTTCAGATAGTGAGCGACAGGCTCCGCGTCACCCGGTCCGCCGTCGGCAGCAGCAGCGCGGTGACCTCCTCCAGCCCCCCGCGCCGGTCCGCCCGCAGCGACACCCCCAGCGAGCCCAGCGTGCCGCCGCTGTACACGGGCACCGCGACACACACCGTGCCGAGCGCGTACTCCTCCATGTCCGTGACCGCCGGGGCCAGCGGCGAGGTGTCCAGCCTGCGCAGCAGCTCGGGCGGGTCCGTGATCGTCCTCGGCGTCAGATCGGCCAGGTGGTGCCGCGACAGGTACTCCCGGCGCGCCTCCTCGTCCAGCTCCCGCAGCACCGCCTTGCCGAGCGCCGTCGCGTGCCCGGCGTCCTCGAACCCCACCCACAGGTCGACGCGCGGCGCCCGTGGACCGTCGACGATCTCCGCGACCCGGATCTCCCCGTCCTCGTAGAACGTCAGATAGGCGGCGCTCGACAGCTCGTCCCGCAGCGCGGCGAGCGCCGGACGCACCCGGCTGAGCAGCGTCTGCGCCCGGCCCGAGGACGTCCGCAGCGTCCCCAGCCGGTCGCCCAGCACGAAGGCGCCGTCGTCGAGCTTGCGCACATAGCCGTCGTGCACCAGCGTCCGCAGCAGGTGGTAGGTCGTCGCCAGCGGCAGCTCCGTCTCCCGCGCCAGCTGCTTGGCGGGCGCGCCGTTGTCGTGCGCGCTCATCGCCTCCAGCAGCCGGAAGGCCCGCTGGACGGAGCCGATGAGGGTGGGACCGTTCGGAGCGTCACCCATACGAACCAGGGTGCGCCCCGCCACGGCCCCGGGCAAGGCGGGTCCGGGTCCGGGGCCCACCGGTCACACCATCCGCGCCACCAGCAGCGCCACGTCGTCGTGGTCGTCGGGATGGCGCAGGCCGTACAGGAGCAGGTCGCAGGTCTCCTCCAGGGGCCGGCGCGGCTCGTCCAGGAAGCCGAGCATCACGTCCAGCCGGTCGTCGATGGAGTGGTGCCGTGTCTCCACCAGCCCGTCCGTGTAGAGGACCAGCAGATCGCCCGGCACGAGGTCGAGCGTGGTCGTCTCGAACGGCACACCCCCCACCCCCAGCGGCGCGCCCGACGGCAGCCGAAGCAGCCGCGGGTCCTGGCCCGGACGCGACAGCGCGGGCGGCATGTGCCCGGCGTTCGCGACCTGGAACCGCCGGGTGCGCGGGTCGTAGACCGCGTACAGGCAGGTCACGATGTAGTGCTCCAGATCGCAGGTGATCTTGTCCAGATGCTGGAGCACCGCCCCGGGATCGAGGTCGAGGTCGGCGTAGGCGCAGGTCGCCGTGCGCAGCCGGCCCATCGTGGCGGCCGCGTCGATGCCGTTGCCCATCACGTCCCCGACGACCAGCGCGGTCTTGTCGTCCTCCAGCGGCAGCACGTCGTACCAGTCGCCGCCGACCTCGCTGGTCGCCTGCGCCGGCTGGTAGCGGGAGGCCAGCTCCAGACCCGTGTGGTGCGGCGCGTGGTCGGGCAGCAGGCTGCGCTGCAGGGTCAGCGCCGTGTTGCGCACGCTCTGGAACCAGCGCGCGTTGTCGATGGCCACGGCGGCCCGCCCCGCCAGCTCCCCGGCGAGCACCACGTCGTCCTCGTCGAACGGCACCGGGTTGCGCGTCCGCTTCAGGTCGAGCGCCCCCAGCACCTCGCCGTGCGCGATCAGCGGCACCGCCAGGTACGAGTGCACGCCCGCCCGCGCCAGCAGCTCCGTCGCCTGCGCGTCCCGGCCGATCCGCGGCAGATCCGCCTCGCCCACGTGCCGCACCAGCACCGGCCGCGCCGTATGCACGCACAGCGTGACCAACCGGTCCCCCTCGTACGCGGCGAGATCACCGGGCGGGTCGGCGGCCCGCAGCGCCGTGCTCGGATACGCCGACTTCAGCGCGAGGGCGCGGAACAGCTCGGGGCCCTTCTCCGGCCTGCGGGTGCGCCGGCACGCCAGCGCCGAGTCCAGCACGTCCACGGCGACTACGTCGGCCAGCTCAGGTGTGGCCACATCCGCCAGCTCGTCGGCGGTCCGCTCCACCTCCAGCGAGGTGCCGACCCGCGTGGACGCCTCCGCGATCAGCGCGAGCCGCCGCCGGGCCCGGTCGGCCGCGGCGGCGGCCCGGTGCCGCTCGGTGACGTCGACGAACGAGATGGCGGCGCCCAGCACCCGCCCGCCGGAGTCCTCCAGCCGGTAGAACGACAGCGACCAGGCCCGCTCACGGTCCGGCTCGTCCGGCGGACGGCCCACGTGGTACTGGTCCAGCAGCGGCGTCCCGGTGGTGATCACCTGACGTACGCACGCCTCGATGGTGTCCAGGTCGGACAGCGGCAGCGTCTCCCGCAGAGGGCGGCCCACATGCTCGCCGGCCGGGGTGCTGTCGACCCGCTCCAGCGCCGGGTTGACCAGCAGGAACCGCAGATCCGGGCCGACCAGCGCGATCCCGATGGGGGACTGGTTGATCAGCCGCTCGCACAGCGCCAGATCCGTCTCGACCCGCTGGAGCAGCGAGTGGTCGGCCGCGATGCCGAGGGCGTACACGTCCCCGAGGTCGTCCAGCAGCCGCATGTTGCGGAACTCCGTCATCCGCGTACTGCCGTCCTTGTGCCGCACCGGGAACGTGCCGGCCCAGCTCTGGCCGGTTCGCAGCACCTCCGCGAACAGCTTCGTCACCGACGGCAGATGCTCGGGGTGGATGAACAGCCGGGCCGCGTGCGTGCCCAGCGCCTCCTCCGAGGAGTACCCGAACAGCTCCTCCGCCTGCGGGGTCCAGAAGACGATGCGCCCGTCCGCGTCCAGCACCACCGCGGCCACGCTCAGCACGTCGAGCAGCCCGGTCGGCCGGGGCGGCTCGGCACCGGGGCCACCCGCGTCGGACTCCCGGGATCCGGCTGTCATCGCGGCGCCTCCTCCACCCCCGGGTGGGCTGACCGGCCGCGGACGCTCCCGGACACGGCGACGGCGGGGCCGGCACCTCCATGCTCTCTCCACTGCGCCCCGCGCGCACCGGGCGGGCCGTCCCGTGCGCGCCGGAGACGCAAGCAGGAACATGGGTCCTGTGAGGACGGGAAGCACGGACGCTGCGTGAGGAGCCATGGACGCCCCGCGAGACACCCCGGACACCCCCGGAGCCGAGGCCCGGCGGGAGCCCCTCGACGCCGCCGGCGACGCCGCGGCCGTCGTCTCCGCGGGCGGGCGGGTGCTCGCCTGGACCCGGGCCGCCGAGGACCTCCTCGGGCTGCCGGCGGCCGACGTCGTCGGCACCCGGGGACTGGACCTGCTCGAGACGCCCGGCGACCGCGCGCGGGCGGTCGCCGTCGCCGAACGCTGCCGGTCCGGCGCGGGCTGGAGCGGCCGGTTCACGGTCCGGCGCCGCGACGGGCACACCGTCGACGTCGACGTACGGGTCTCCCCGGGCTTCCGCGTCGGCCACGAGGAGTGCTACCTGGTCTCCGCCCGGGATCGCCCCCCGCCGTGGATCGTCGGCGAGTCCGTCCTCAACGGCTTCCTGACCCGCTCACCGGTCGGCATGGCCGTCGTGGACCGGCGGCTGCGCTACGTCTGGCTGAACGACACCCTGGAGCGCCTCGGCGGAGTCCCGCGCGGCCAGCGGCTCGGCCGCCGCCTCGGCGATCTGCTGCCCGGTCTCGAGGCGGAGACCATCGAGGGCCTGATGAGCAAGGTCCTGGAGACCCGCGTCCCGGTCACCGACTACGAGTACGTCGGCTGGAGCTGGTCCGACCCGCACCGCCAGCGCGCCTACTCGACGTCGTTCTTCCCGCTCATCGACCCCGACGACACGGTCAGCGGCGTCTGCTACATGGTCCTCGACATCACCGAGCGGTGGACCGCCCACCGGCTGCTGACCCTCGTCAACGAGGCCGGCACCCGGATCGGCACCACCCTCGACGTGCTGTCGACCGCGCAGGAACTCGCCGACTTCGCCGTGCCCGCCTTCGCGGACTTCGTCGCCGTGGACCTGCTGGAACCGGTCCTCAGTACCGAGGGGCACGGCGCCTGGCTCACCGACGCAGGCCCGGCCCTCGTCGGCGCGGTGATGCGCCGGGCCGGTCTGCGGTCGGTCCGCGACGGCTGCCCGGAGGCCGTCGCGCACGTGGGCGACCCGGTCGACTTCGTCCCGCCGCCGCACGACGAGCACCTGCTCGGCGAGGGCGGCCCCGTCCTCATCCCGGTCCTCGACCCGTTCGACTCCCGGTGGGCCGCCGAACAGCCCCGCCGGGCGGCCAGCATGCGCGCCTACGGGCTGCACTCGATGATCTGCGTGCCCATGCGGGCCCGCGACACCGCGCTCGGCCTCACCACGTTCATCCGCTCACGCAACCCCGCCTCCTTCCGGCCCGACGACGTCCTCGTCGCCCAGGAGCTGGTCGCCCGCGCGGCGCTCTGCGTCGACAACGCCCGCCGCTACACCCGGGAGCACACCGCCGCCGTCACCCTCCAGCGCAGTCTGCTGCCGCAGGCGCTCACCGGCGGCACCGCCCTGGAGGTCGCCTCCGCCTACCGCCCGGCCGACCCCACGGACGGCGTCGGCGGCGACTGGTTCGACGTCATCCCGCTGTCGGGCGCCCGGGTCGGGCTCGTCATCGGCGACGTCGTCGGGCACGGCATCGCCGCCGCGGCCGCCATGGGACGGCTCCGCACCGCTGTGCAGACCCTCGCCGACATGGAACTGCCGCCCGACGAACTCCTCGCCCACCTCGACGACCTGGTCCTGCGGCTCAGCGAGGAGCAGCCCGACGCGGGCGGGGCCGGCTTCCTCGGCGCGACCTGCCTGTACGCCGTCTACGACCCCGTCACCCGGCTCTGCACGATGGCCCGCGCCGGACACCCGCCGCCCGTCGTCGTCACCCCCGACGGCCAGGTGTCCTACCCCGAGCCGCCCGCCGGACCGCCGCTCGGCCTCGGCGGCCTGGCCTTCGAGTCCGCCGAGATCGAACTCGCCGAGCACAGCCTGCTCGGGCTCTACACCAACGGCCTCGTCGAGAGCGAGACCGCCGACGTCGACAGCGGCATGGCCCGGCTGGGCGACCTGCTCTCCCGGCGCGACCTCGACCTCGACACGCTCTGCGCGTCCGCGGTGCGCGACCTCGTGCCCGAGCAGCAGCCCGACGACGTCGCCCTGCTGCTGACCCGCACCCGGGCCCTCGACCCCGGCGACGTCGTCTCCTGGGACGTGCCCGTCGACCCGGCCGCCGTCGCCGAGGCACGCGCCCGCGCCACCCGGCAGATGGCCGCCTGGCACCTCGACGACCTCACCATGACCACCGAACTGATCGTCAGCGAGCTGGTCACCAACGCGATCCGCTACGCCGAACCCCCGGTGCGCCTACGGCTCCTGCGCGACTCCCGGCTGACCTGCGAGGTCGCCGACGCCAGCAGCACCGCGCCCCGGCTGCGCCACGCCCGCAGCACGGACGAGGGCGGCCGGGGCCTGTTCCTGGTGGCGCAGCTCGCGCACCGCTGGGGCGTCCGCTACACCTCCGGCGGGAAGATCATCTGGGCCGAGCTGGAACTTCCCTGACCGCCGCGCTCAGGCGCGGTCCGCCACCGGCGTGCCGCGCACCCAGGCCACCGAGACCAGCGCGCCGACCACACACAGCGTCCCGGCGACCAGGACCGAGGTGTGCACACC encodes:
- a CDS encoding NCS2 family permease, yielding MTQQSLKPTVTADDAGEGTRVPAGRSWLDRYFHISHRGSTVAREVRGGVTTFMAMAYILLLNPLILSGKDAAGDTLAQQALITATAFAAAFSTLLMGFFGKVPLALAAGLSVSGVLASQVVPRMTWPQAMGMCVMYGVVIMLLVVTGLRELIMNAIPLALKHAITMGIGLFVALIGFYKAGFVHQGEATPVTLGPAGELAGWPVLLFAVTLLAIFMLQARGVPGAILIGIVGGTVLAVVLNALDVVDPKQWAGGAPELHGGAVSMPDFSLFGHVEFGGWGEVGAMTVGMIVFTLVLAGFFDAMATIIGVGTEAKLADDKGRMPGLSKALFIDGAGGAIGGAAGASGQTVFVESATGVGEGARTGLSSVVTGLFFAACLFFTPLTAIVPGEVAAAALVVIGAMMMMNARHVDWSDRATAIPVFLTVVIMPFTYSITAGVAAGVISYAAIRVAQGKAREIGAFMWGLTAVFLVYFALNPIESWMGVH
- a CDS encoding XdhC family protein; translation: MLDIAEELHRWVEQGRDFAVATVVAVGGSAPRQPGAALAVDAEGTAIGSVSGGCVEGAVYELCEQALRDGETVLERFGYSDDDAFAVGLTCGGVIDILVTPVRAQDPVRPVVAAALAAAAAGEAAAVARIVSGPAGLVGRALLVRPDGGHEGGYGGHPELDRTVAAEAAAFLDAGRTGTLEIGERGSRCGEPLTVLVESSVPPPRMIVFGAIDFASALVRVGAFLGYRVTVCDARPVFATKARFPEADEVVVEWPHRYLERTETDARTVLCVLTHDAKFDVPLLRLALRLPVAYVGAMGSRRTHLDRNERLREVGVTELELTRLRSPIGLDLGARTPEETALSIAAEIVANRRGGSGVSLTGAHTPIHHDTASASTAAPAGRIGSVA
- a CDS encoding lanthionine synthetase LanC family protein, yielding MTIADAEPATADEAEALAVDGLRWLIGTGRKTGDGDGLGWPVRPSDDAIDPMLYNGTAGAVPTLLEAWRHFGDDVYADTAVRAARALEEFAGSWEDHSLYFGRTGIALALRAVHEQLGDARAGAAAERALEGVRAAFVGERWGELYELMGGNAGIGLGALLAGQDDLAVLAVEPYARTAEPTAAGVRWPFRPGVEGRMHHVSHGTLGVVYGLAAVGGATGRSDLLDLALAGAADVVARDEDGPEGFLVPHSDPPHFPDVTPRYSYGWCHGPAGDAQVFRLLRDVTGDPAWTALADRCWHTVTRSGLPRRLRPGFWDNDGRCCGTAGVLALAGDRIAERGDSPAFARTLVAALVDRAVRDADGARWSHVEHRATPSDLEPECGWAGGNAGIVRELLRHVRIVRGGDPAYAVAWPDQPVPRTQATDPIRPAGAAVDADAVS
- a CDS encoding SRPBCC family protein, with the translated sequence MATFLLQRTVPLPLDEAWRRLTEWHRHGDVVPFTRIRVVTAGPTREGTRFVARTGLGPLGFDDPMDVTRWEPPGATTPGRCRLEKRGRVMTGWAEIEVGPGPGGRTRAVWHEEVRVRFVPRFLDGLVGPAGRYLFGRAMNRLLRTP
- a CDS encoding polysaccharide deacetylase family protein translates to MKKTWIWLSAAVVVTAAAGLVAFDQYVRLDTTSPATVRARSAAHAPSGSVDCREAKCVALTFDAGPSEHSAKLLDVLKEEKVPATFFLLGKRHIEKYPDLVRRMADEGHEIANHTWDHKRLTDLGADGIREEIERPNKEIAALIGRRPTLMRPPQGRTNDTVHDICRELGMSEVLWSVTAKDYSTDDSALIRERVLEQTERDGIILLHDLYDGTVPAVPGIIEGLKKRGYVFVTVPQLLAPGKAEPGEVYR
- a CDS encoding PP2C family protein-serine/threonine phosphatase, which codes for MSRAPEFGPDHWSRRWVVAVAVLLILIVTGLALADLLGGSRAAWVPLLATVPALAATAGGPRTVLCAGLFAGALGVALGLHHGAPGRVLGTTLVSLAVVTLACGLTTVLGGRRERVLEAVRSVAEAAQHALLQPVPSTVGPFQVAVRYSAAAAEARIGGDLYALVPTPHGVRMIVGDVRGKGLPAVGMAALVVGVFREAAHDEPDLLDVVARIERSLARNLGPDDFVTAVVAGHPRPGELEVVNCGHAPPLLVRDSEVIPVEPEQPAPPLGLRALSGETPGLHVLPFTDGDQLLLYTDGVTEARDHDRAFYPLAEGLARHVCDDPARTVTALHGELLHHVGGHLHDDAALLLLRKPVPAGQNAPAPAAPRDAGRVTSMSA
- a CDS encoding IclR family transcriptional regulator; protein product: MGDAPNGPTLIGSVQRAFRLLEAMSAHDNGAPAKQLARETELPLATTYHLLRTLVHDGYVRKLDDGAFVLGDRLGTLRTSSGRAQTLLSRVRPALAALRDELSSAAYLTFYEDGEIRVAEIVDGPRAPRVDLWVGFEDAGHATALGKAVLRELDEEARREYLSRHHLADLTPRTITDPPELLRRLDTSPLAPAVTDMEEYALGTVCVAVPVYSGGTLGSLGVSLRADRRGGLEEVTALLLPTADRVTRSLSLTI